A single genomic interval of Camelina sativa cultivar DH55 chromosome 11, Cs, whole genome shotgun sequence harbors:
- the LOC104727022 gene encoding putative proline-rich receptor-like protein kinase PERK11 isoform X3: MKPTGEGGGGGGEVAGVEEATVTEGSALLIVGVKPDEWSREVLTWSLVNVARPGDRIVALHVLDYSLEGSTSLISLVRSFDTMLGVYESFCNLKQVDLKLKVFRGKSARKVLVQEIKSCGATSLIVGSSRRHHTIRSSASLAKYCARNLSKDVSVFAVKSGKIMFRRVPSTNGADGGPHMNLPSLVCGSPDIVAIEAAKIGNNFSPARTSSRWTRTSRSSSLQSPDSLGVDNSLALVPVNANGSDSGSLDSGPGWHFLRGLYGHRKSWTKVSAKKAVLQWVSKLRGRHSEAVIYLDRKRSDSGCDEDCSSSIDGEDASVSRSGSELTQSPFSPCIGSNIIPEELEGLHEKYSSTCRLFTYDEVLSITSNFSSENLIGEGGNSYVYRGDLPDGRELAVKILKPCLDVLKEFILEIEVITSVHHKNIVSLFGFGFENNNLMLVYDYLPRGSLEENLHGSRKDAKKFGWLERYKVAVGVAEALDYLHNTHDPEVIHRDVKSSNVLLADDFEPQLSDFGFASLASSASQHVSGGDIAGTFGYLAPEYFMHGKVTDKIDVYAFGVVLLELLSGRKPICIDQSKGQESLVLWANPILESGKFAQLLDPSLENENSNDLIEKLLLAATLCIKRTAYDRPQIGLVLKILQGDEEATQWGKQQVRTSEEENAYLTNIESHINLALLDLEDDAASDSSPEASSISVEEYLKGRWSRTASFNFN; encoded by the exons ATGAAACCTAccggagaaggaggaggaggaggaggcgaaGTCGCCGGAGTCGAAGAAGCTACGGTGACGGAAGGTTCCGCTTTGTTAATCGTTGGTGTTAAGCCAGATGAATGGAGTCGAGAAGTGCTTACATGGTCTTTGGTTAATGTTGCTCGTCCTGGAGATCGAATCGTTGCTCTTCACGTTCTAGATTATTCTctag AAGGCTCAACGTCGCTTATATCGTTGGTTAGGAGCTTTGATACTATGCTTGGTGTTTATGAAAGCTTCTGTAACTTAAAACAG GTAGATTTGAAGCTAAAGGTTTTCAGAGGGAAGTCAGCTAGGAAAGTTCTTGTTCAAGAAATTAAATCGTGTGGAGCAACAAGTTTAATCGTTGGTTCCTCTAGGAGACATCACACTATCCGTTCTTCAGCTTCTTTAGCCAAGTATTGTGCTAGGAATCTTTCCAAGGATGTCTCTGTTTTTGCTGTTAAGAGTGGCAAAATTATGTTCCGTAGAGTACCTAGTACCAATG GTGCAGATGGTGGTCCACACATGAATCTTCCCTCTTTAGTTTGTGGTTCACCGGACATTGTTGCTATTGAAGCGGCAAAGATTGGAAACAATTTTAGCCCTGCAAGAACGAGCTCACGCTGGACAAGAACTAGTCGCAGTTCCTCATTGCAGTCTCCTGATAGCTTAGGTGTAGACAATTCGTTGGCTTTAGTGCCAGTAAACGCAAATGGGTCTGATTCAGGTTCCCTTGACTCAGGACCAGGTTGGCATTTTCTTCGCGGGCTTTACGGTCATCGAAAAAGCTGGACCAAAGTTTCTGCTAAGAAGGCTGTACTTCAGTGGGTTTCGAAGCTGCGAGGTCGGCATTCAGAAGCTGTAATCTATCTAGATAGGAAACGGAGTGACTCTGGTTGTGATGAAGATTGTTCTTCTAGTATTGATGGTGAAGATGCTTCCGTTTCACGATCTGGTTCTGAGCTTACGCAGTCTCCTTTCTCTCCCTGTATTGGATCAAACATCATTCCGGAAGAGCTGGAGGGTCTACATGAAAAGTACTCTTCCACATGTAGATTATTCACATACGACGAAGTTTTGTCAATTACCTCAAACTTTTCATCCG AGAACTTGATTGGAGAAGGTGGTAATAGTTATGTTTATAGAGGAGACCTACCAGATGGGAGGGAATTAGCTGTCAAAATATTGAAGCCTTGTCTGGATGTGTTGAAGGAGTTTATACTAGAAATTGAAGTCATTACAAGTGTACATCACAAGAATATAGTATCTCTCTTTGGTTTCGGTTTTGAGAATAACAATTTGATGCTGGTGTACGACTATCTACCACGAGGAAGTCTTGAAGAGAACCTTCATG GTAGTAGAAAGGATGCAAAAAAATTTGGCTGGCTGGAGAGGTATAAAGTGGCAGTGGGTGTTGCTGAGGCACTAGACTATCTACATAATACTCATGATCCAGAAGTGATTCACCGGGATGTGAAATCATCTAATGTTCTTTTGGCAGATGATTTTGAGCCACAG CTATCAGATTTCGGATTTGCCAGTCTGGCTTCAAGTGCTTCACAGCACGTGTCCGGTGGGGATATTGCCGGGACATTTGG TTATCTAGCACCAGAGTACTTCATGCACGGTAAAGTAACGGACAAGATTGATGTCTATGCTTTTGGCGTTGTATTGCTCGAGCTCCTATCGGGTAGAAAACCTATCTGCATCGACCAGTCTAAAGGCCAGGAGAGCCTTGTCTTGTGG GCAAACCCAATTTTGGAGAGTGGAAAGTTTGCTCAGTTACTGGATCCAAGTCTAGAAAATGAGAACAGTAACGATCTAATCGAGAAACTTTTGTTAGCTGCCACGCTATGCATCAAACGCACGGCTTATGACCGTCCGCAAATTGGCCTC GTCTTAAAGATCTTACAAGGAGACGAAGAAGCAACACAGTGGGGAAAACAACAAGTGAGAAcctcagaagaagaaaacgcttATTTGACGAACATAGAATCACATATAAACCTTGCATTGCTAGATTTGGAAGATGATGCAGCTTCTGATAGTAGCCCTGAAGCTAGTAGTATCTCTGTTGAAGAATACTTGAAAGGGAGATGGAGTCGCACTGCTAGCTTCAACTTcaactaa
- the LOC104727022 gene encoding putative proline-rich receptor-like protein kinase PERK11 isoform X4, which translates to MKPTGEGGGGGGEVAGVEEATVTEGSALLIVGVKPDEWSREVLTWSLVNVARPGDRIVALHVLDYSLGSTSLISLVRSFDTMLGVYESFCNLKQVDLKLKVFRGKSARKVLVQEIKSCGATSLIVGSSRRHHTIRSSASLAKYCARNLSKDVSVFAVKSGKIMFRRVPSTNGADGGPHMNLPSLVCGSPDIVAIEAAKIGNNFSPARTSSRWTRTSRSSSLQSPDSLGVDNSLALVPVNANGSDSGSLDSGPGWHFLRGLYGHRKSWTKVSAKKAVLQWVSKLRGRHSEAVIYLDRKRSDSGCDEDCSSSIDGEDASVSRSGSELTQSPFSPCIGSNIIPEELEGLHEKYSSTCRLFTYDEVLSITSNFSSENLIGEGGNSYVYRGDLPDGRELAVKILKPCLDVLKEFILEIEVITSVHHKNIVSLFGFGFENNNLMLVYDYLPRGSLEENLHGNRKDAKKFGWLERYKVAVGVAEALDYLHNTHDPEVIHRDVKSSNVLLADDFEPQLSDFGFASLASSASQHVSGGDIAGTFGYLAPEYFMHGKVTDKIDVYAFGVVLLELLSGRKPICIDQSKGQESLVLWANPILESGKFAQLLDPSLENENSNDLIEKLLLAATLCIKRTAYDRPQIGLVLKILQGDEEATQWGKQQVRTSEEENAYLTNIESHINLALLDLEDDAASDSSPEASSISVEEYLKGRWSRTASFNFN; encoded by the exons ATGAAACCTAccggagaaggaggaggaggaggaggcgaaGTCGCCGGAGTCGAAGAAGCTACGGTGACGGAAGGTTCCGCTTTGTTAATCGTTGGTGTTAAGCCAGATGAATGGAGTCGAGAAGTGCTTACATGGTCTTTGGTTAATGTTGCTCGTCCTGGAGATCGAATCGTTGCTCTTCACGTTCTAGATTATTCTctag GCTCAACGTCGCTTATATCGTTGGTTAGGAGCTTTGATACTATGCTTGGTGTTTATGAAAGCTTCTGTAACTTAAAACAG GTAGATTTGAAGCTAAAGGTTTTCAGAGGGAAGTCAGCTAGGAAAGTTCTTGTTCAAGAAATTAAATCGTGTGGAGCAACAAGTTTAATCGTTG GTTCCTCTAGGAGACATCACACTATCCGTTCTTCAGCTTCTTTAGCCAAGTATTGTGCTAGGAATCTTTCCAAGGATGTCTCTGTTTTTGCTGTTAAGAGTGGCAAAATTATGTTCCGTAGAGTACCTAGTACCAATG GTGCAGATGGTGGTCCACACATGAATCTTCCCTCTTTAGTTTGTGGTTCACCGGACATTGTTGCTATTGAAGCGGCAAAGATTGGAAACAATTTTAGCCCTGCAAGAACGAGCTCACGCTGGACAAGAACTAGTCGCAGTTCCTCATTGCAGTCTCCTGATAGCTTAGGTGTAGACAATTCGTTGGCTTTAGTGCCAGTAAACGCAAATGGGTCTGATTCAGGTTCCCTTGACTCAGGACCAGGTTGGCATTTTCTTCGCGGGCTTTACGGTCATCGAAAAAGCTGGACCAAAGTTTCTGCTAAGAAGGCTGTACTTCAGTGGGTTTCGAAGCTGCGAGGTCGGCATTCAGAAGCTGTAATCTATCTAGATAGGAAACGGAGTGACTCTGGTTGTGATGAAGATTGTTCTTCTAGTATTGATGGTGAAGATGCTTCCGTTTCACGATCTGGTTCTGAGCTTACGCAGTCTCCTTTCTCTCCCTGTATTGGATCAAACATCATTCCGGAAGAGCTGGAGGGTCTACATGAAAAGTACTCTTCCACATGTAGATTATTCACATACGACGAAGTTTTGTCAATTACCTCAAACTTTTCATCCG AGAACTTGATTGGAGAAGGTGGTAATAGTTATGTTTATAGAGGAGACCTACCAGATGGGAGGGAATTAGCTGTCAAAATATTGAAGCCTTGTCTGGATGTGTTGAAGGAGTTTATACTAGAAATTGAAGTCATTACAAGTGTACATCACAAGAATATAGTATCTCTCTTTGGTTTCGGTTTTGAGAATAACAATTTGATGCTGGTGTACGACTATCTACCACGAGGAAGTCTTGAAGAGAACCTTCATGGTAA TAGAAAGGATGCAAAAAAATTTGGCTGGCTGGAGAGGTATAAAGTGGCAGTGGGTGTTGCTGAGGCACTAGACTATCTACATAATACTCATGATCCAGAAGTGATTCACCGGGATGTGAAATCATCTAATGTTCTTTTGGCAGATGATTTTGAGCCACAG CTATCAGATTTCGGATTTGCCAGTCTGGCTTCAAGTGCTTCACAGCACGTGTCCGGTGGGGATATTGCCGGGACATTTGG TTATCTAGCACCAGAGTACTTCATGCACGGTAAAGTAACGGACAAGATTGATGTCTATGCTTTTGGCGTTGTATTGCTCGAGCTCCTATCGGGTAGAAAACCTATCTGCATCGACCAGTCTAAAGGCCAGGAGAGCCTTGTCTTGTGG GCAAACCCAATTTTGGAGAGTGGAAAGTTTGCTCAGTTACTGGATCCAAGTCTAGAAAATGAGAACAGTAACGATCTAATCGAGAAACTTTTGTTAGCTGCCACGCTATGCATCAAACGCACGGCTTATGACCGTCCGCAAATTGGCCTC GTCTTAAAGATCTTACAAGGAGACGAAGAAGCAACACAGTGGGGAAAACAACAAGTGAGAAcctcagaagaagaaaacgcttATTTGACGAACATAGAATCACATATAAACCTTGCATTGCTAGATTTGGAAGATGATGCAGCTTCTGATAGTAGCCCTGAAGCTAGTAGTATCTCTGTTGAAGAATACTTGAAAGGGAGATGGAGTCGCACTGCTAGCTTCAACTTcaactaa
- the LOC104727022 gene encoding putative proline-rich receptor-like protein kinase PERK11 isoform X1: MKPTGEGGGGGGEVAGVEEATVTEGSALLIVGVKPDEWSREVLTWSLVNVARPGDRIVALHVLDYSLEGSTSLISLVRSFDTMLGVYESFCNLKQVDLKLKVFRGKSARKVLVQEIKSCGATSLIVGSSRRHHTIRSSASLAKYCARNLSKDVSVFAVKSGKIMFRRVPSTNGADGGPHMNLPSLVCGSPDIVAIEAAKIGNNFSPARTSSRWTRTSRSSSLQSPDSLGVDNSLALVPVNANGSDSGSLDSGPGWHFLRGLYGHRKSWTKVSAKKAVLQWVSKLRGRHSEAVIYLDRKRSDSGCDEDCSSSIDGEDASVSRSGSELTQSPFSPCIGSNIIPEELEGLHEKYSSTCRLFTYDEVLSITSNFSSENLIGEGGNSYVYRGDLPDGRELAVKILKPCLDVLKEFILEIEVITSVHHKNIVSLFGFGFENNNLMLVYDYLPRGSLEENLHGNRKDAKKFGWLERYKVAVGVAEALDYLHNTHDPEVIHRDVKSSNVLLADDFEPQLSDFGFASLASSASQHVSGGDIAGTFGYLAPEYFMHGKVTDKIDVYAFGVVLLELLSGRKPICIDQSKGQESLVLWANPILESGKFAQLLDPSLENENSNDLIEKLLLAATLCIKRTAYDRPQIGLVLKILQGDEEATQWGKQQVRTSEEENAYLTNIESHINLALLDLEDDAASDSSPEASSISVEEYLKGRWSRTASFNFN; this comes from the exons ATGAAACCTAccggagaaggaggaggaggaggaggcgaaGTCGCCGGAGTCGAAGAAGCTACGGTGACGGAAGGTTCCGCTTTGTTAATCGTTGGTGTTAAGCCAGATGAATGGAGTCGAGAAGTGCTTACATGGTCTTTGGTTAATGTTGCTCGTCCTGGAGATCGAATCGTTGCTCTTCACGTTCTAGATTATTCTctag AAGGCTCAACGTCGCTTATATCGTTGGTTAGGAGCTTTGATACTATGCTTGGTGTTTATGAAAGCTTCTGTAACTTAAAACAG GTAGATTTGAAGCTAAAGGTTTTCAGAGGGAAGTCAGCTAGGAAAGTTCTTGTTCAAGAAATTAAATCGTGTGGAGCAACAAGTTTAATCGTTG GTTCCTCTAGGAGACATCACACTATCCGTTCTTCAGCTTCTTTAGCCAAGTATTGTGCTAGGAATCTTTCCAAGGATGTCTCTGTTTTTGCTGTTAAGAGTGGCAAAATTATGTTCCGTAGAGTACCTAGTACCAATG GTGCAGATGGTGGTCCACACATGAATCTTCCCTCTTTAGTTTGTGGTTCACCGGACATTGTTGCTATTGAAGCGGCAAAGATTGGAAACAATTTTAGCCCTGCAAGAACGAGCTCACGCTGGACAAGAACTAGTCGCAGTTCCTCATTGCAGTCTCCTGATAGCTTAGGTGTAGACAATTCGTTGGCTTTAGTGCCAGTAAACGCAAATGGGTCTGATTCAGGTTCCCTTGACTCAGGACCAGGTTGGCATTTTCTTCGCGGGCTTTACGGTCATCGAAAAAGCTGGACCAAAGTTTCTGCTAAGAAGGCTGTACTTCAGTGGGTTTCGAAGCTGCGAGGTCGGCATTCAGAAGCTGTAATCTATCTAGATAGGAAACGGAGTGACTCTGGTTGTGATGAAGATTGTTCTTCTAGTATTGATGGTGAAGATGCTTCCGTTTCACGATCTGGTTCTGAGCTTACGCAGTCTCCTTTCTCTCCCTGTATTGGATCAAACATCATTCCGGAAGAGCTGGAGGGTCTACATGAAAAGTACTCTTCCACATGTAGATTATTCACATACGACGAAGTTTTGTCAATTACCTCAAACTTTTCATCCG AGAACTTGATTGGAGAAGGTGGTAATAGTTATGTTTATAGAGGAGACCTACCAGATGGGAGGGAATTAGCTGTCAAAATATTGAAGCCTTGTCTGGATGTGTTGAAGGAGTTTATACTAGAAATTGAAGTCATTACAAGTGTACATCACAAGAATATAGTATCTCTCTTTGGTTTCGGTTTTGAGAATAACAATTTGATGCTGGTGTACGACTATCTACCACGAGGAAGTCTTGAAGAGAACCTTCATGGTAA TAGAAAGGATGCAAAAAAATTTGGCTGGCTGGAGAGGTATAAAGTGGCAGTGGGTGTTGCTGAGGCACTAGACTATCTACATAATACTCATGATCCAGAAGTGATTCACCGGGATGTGAAATCATCTAATGTTCTTTTGGCAGATGATTTTGAGCCACAG CTATCAGATTTCGGATTTGCCAGTCTGGCTTCAAGTGCTTCACAGCACGTGTCCGGTGGGGATATTGCCGGGACATTTGG TTATCTAGCACCAGAGTACTTCATGCACGGTAAAGTAACGGACAAGATTGATGTCTATGCTTTTGGCGTTGTATTGCTCGAGCTCCTATCGGGTAGAAAACCTATCTGCATCGACCAGTCTAAAGGCCAGGAGAGCCTTGTCTTGTGG GCAAACCCAATTTTGGAGAGTGGAAAGTTTGCTCAGTTACTGGATCCAAGTCTAGAAAATGAGAACAGTAACGATCTAATCGAGAAACTTTTGTTAGCTGCCACGCTATGCATCAAACGCACGGCTTATGACCGTCCGCAAATTGGCCTC GTCTTAAAGATCTTACAAGGAGACGAAGAAGCAACACAGTGGGGAAAACAACAAGTGAGAAcctcagaagaagaaaacgcttATTTGACGAACATAGAATCACATATAAACCTTGCATTGCTAGATTTGGAAGATGATGCAGCTTCTGATAGTAGCCCTGAAGCTAGTAGTATCTCTGTTGAAGAATACTTGAAAGGGAGATGGAGTCGCACTGCTAGCTTCAACTTcaactaa
- the LOC104727022 gene encoding putative proline-rich receptor-like protein kinase PERK11 isoform X2, whose protein sequence is MKPTGEGGGGGGEVAGVEEATVTEGSALLIVGVKPDEWSREVLTWSLVNVARPGDRIVALHVLDYSLEGSTSLISLVRSFDTMLGVYESFCNLKQVDLKLKVFRGKSARKVLVQEIKSCGATSLIVGSSRRHHTIRSSASLAKYCARNLSKDVSVFAVKSGKIMFRRVPSTNGADGGPHMNLPSLVCGSPDIVAIEAAKIGNNFSPARTSSRWTRTSRSSSLQSPDSLGVDNSLALVPVNANGSDSGSLDSGPGWHFLRGLYGHRKSWTKVSAKKAVLQWVSKLRGRHSEAVIYLDRKRSDSGCDEDCSSSIDGEDASVSRSGSELTQSPFSPCIGSNIIPEELEGLHEKYSSTCRLFTYDEVLSITSNFSSENLIGEGGNSYVYRGDLPDGRELAVKILKPCLDVLKEFILEIEVITSVHHKNIVSLFGFGFENNNLMLVYDYLPRGSLEENLHGSRKDAKKFGWLERYKVAVGVAEALDYLHNTHDPEVIHRDVKSSNVLLADDFEPQLSDFGFASLASSASQHVSGGDIAGTFGYLAPEYFMHGKVTDKIDVYAFGVVLLELLSGRKPICIDQSKGQESLVLWANPILESGKFAQLLDPSLENENSNDLIEKLLLAATLCIKRTAYDRPQIGLVLKILQGDEEATQWGKQQVRTSEEENAYLTNIESHINLALLDLEDDAASDSSPEASSISVEEYLKGRWSRTASFNFN, encoded by the exons ATGAAACCTAccggagaaggaggaggaggaggaggcgaaGTCGCCGGAGTCGAAGAAGCTACGGTGACGGAAGGTTCCGCTTTGTTAATCGTTGGTGTTAAGCCAGATGAATGGAGTCGAGAAGTGCTTACATGGTCTTTGGTTAATGTTGCTCGTCCTGGAGATCGAATCGTTGCTCTTCACGTTCTAGATTATTCTctag AAGGCTCAACGTCGCTTATATCGTTGGTTAGGAGCTTTGATACTATGCTTGGTGTTTATGAAAGCTTCTGTAACTTAAAACAG GTAGATTTGAAGCTAAAGGTTTTCAGAGGGAAGTCAGCTAGGAAAGTTCTTGTTCAAGAAATTAAATCGTGTGGAGCAACAAGTTTAATCGTTG GTTCCTCTAGGAGACATCACACTATCCGTTCTTCAGCTTCTTTAGCCAAGTATTGTGCTAGGAATCTTTCCAAGGATGTCTCTGTTTTTGCTGTTAAGAGTGGCAAAATTATGTTCCGTAGAGTACCTAGTACCAATG GTGCAGATGGTGGTCCACACATGAATCTTCCCTCTTTAGTTTGTGGTTCACCGGACATTGTTGCTATTGAAGCGGCAAAGATTGGAAACAATTTTAGCCCTGCAAGAACGAGCTCACGCTGGACAAGAACTAGTCGCAGTTCCTCATTGCAGTCTCCTGATAGCTTAGGTGTAGACAATTCGTTGGCTTTAGTGCCAGTAAACGCAAATGGGTCTGATTCAGGTTCCCTTGACTCAGGACCAGGTTGGCATTTTCTTCGCGGGCTTTACGGTCATCGAAAAAGCTGGACCAAAGTTTCTGCTAAGAAGGCTGTACTTCAGTGGGTTTCGAAGCTGCGAGGTCGGCATTCAGAAGCTGTAATCTATCTAGATAGGAAACGGAGTGACTCTGGTTGTGATGAAGATTGTTCTTCTAGTATTGATGGTGAAGATGCTTCCGTTTCACGATCTGGTTCTGAGCTTACGCAGTCTCCTTTCTCTCCCTGTATTGGATCAAACATCATTCCGGAAGAGCTGGAGGGTCTACATGAAAAGTACTCTTCCACATGTAGATTATTCACATACGACGAAGTTTTGTCAATTACCTCAAACTTTTCATCCG AGAACTTGATTGGAGAAGGTGGTAATAGTTATGTTTATAGAGGAGACCTACCAGATGGGAGGGAATTAGCTGTCAAAATATTGAAGCCTTGTCTGGATGTGTTGAAGGAGTTTATACTAGAAATTGAAGTCATTACAAGTGTACATCACAAGAATATAGTATCTCTCTTTGGTTTCGGTTTTGAGAATAACAATTTGATGCTGGTGTACGACTATCTACCACGAGGAAGTCTTGAAGAGAACCTTCATG GTAGTAGAAAGGATGCAAAAAAATTTGGCTGGCTGGAGAGGTATAAAGTGGCAGTGGGTGTTGCTGAGGCACTAGACTATCTACATAATACTCATGATCCAGAAGTGATTCACCGGGATGTGAAATCATCTAATGTTCTTTTGGCAGATGATTTTGAGCCACAG CTATCAGATTTCGGATTTGCCAGTCTGGCTTCAAGTGCTTCACAGCACGTGTCCGGTGGGGATATTGCCGGGACATTTGG TTATCTAGCACCAGAGTACTTCATGCACGGTAAAGTAACGGACAAGATTGATGTCTATGCTTTTGGCGTTGTATTGCTCGAGCTCCTATCGGGTAGAAAACCTATCTGCATCGACCAGTCTAAAGGCCAGGAGAGCCTTGTCTTGTGG GCAAACCCAATTTTGGAGAGTGGAAAGTTTGCTCAGTTACTGGATCCAAGTCTAGAAAATGAGAACAGTAACGATCTAATCGAGAAACTTTTGTTAGCTGCCACGCTATGCATCAAACGCACGGCTTATGACCGTCCGCAAATTGGCCTC GTCTTAAAGATCTTACAAGGAGACGAAGAAGCAACACAGTGGGGAAAACAACAAGTGAGAAcctcagaagaagaaaacgcttATTTGACGAACATAGAATCACATATAAACCTTGCATTGCTAGATTTGGAAGATGATGCAGCTTCTGATAGTAGCCCTGAAGCTAGTAGTATCTCTGTTGAAGAATACTTGAAAGGGAGATGGAGTCGCACTGCTAGCTTCAACTTcaactaa
- the LOC104727023 gene encoding proline--tRNA ligase, cytoplasmic-like, giving the protein MVKSVEVDLGTSTSLGSDTKIIISDEDSVQVETNQLLTGEASVVNSSGKKKKETRLGISVKKDEDFGNWYSEVCRFGELLEYYEQVKGCYILKPSAMKIWNVIRRFFDAEIEKMDVEEYYFPMFVSRGALEKEKDHIKGFAPEVAWVTRAGESDLETPIALRPTSETVIYPYLSKWIRGHRDLPLKINQWNNVVRWESSDTTPFVRSREFLWQEGHTAFATKEEAEQEVLDVLNIYSRVYEELLAVPVIKGIKSENEKFAGAFETKSIEAFIPSTGRGIQAATSHCLGQNFAQMFDITFEDKKGKRSMVWQNSWGLSTRSIGVMVMTHGDDKGVVFPPKVAPVKVVVIQVPIKGAVDDQVLCDACEAVVSTLHEAGIRAKSDTRDNYSCGWKYADQELKGAPLRIEIGPRDLANDQVRIVRRDTGAKMDVKRGDLIEQVKDLLEKIQRNLYDVAKRKLEECTQKVETWEEFEEALRQKKLILAPWCDEVEVEKDVRKRSGSDETGGGGAKTLCTPLEQPELREDTLCFASGKPAKKWSYWGRSY; this is encoded by the exons ATGGTGAAGTCAGTGGAAGTCGATTTGGGTACTAGTACTAGTTTAGGTTCCGACACGAAAATAATAATCTCCGATGAAGATTCTGTGCAGGTTGAGACAAATCAATTACTTACTGGAGAAGCCTCTGTTGTTAATTCGAGtggcaagaaaaagaaagaaactcgTCTTGGTATCTCTGTaaagaaagatgaagacttTGGGAATTGGTATTCTGAG GTTTGTAGATTCGGTGAATTGTTAGAATACTACGAGCAGGTAAAGGGATGCTACATTCTCAAGCCATCAGCAATGAAGATTTGGAATGTTATACGAAGGTTCTTCGATGCTGAAATCGAGAAGATGGACGTGGAGGAATACTATTTCCCTATGTTTGTATCACGTGGTGCTCTTGAGAAGGAGAAGGATCATATTAAAGGGTTTGCTCCAGAGGTTGCTTGGGTTACAAGAGCTGGTGAATCTGATTTGGAAACTCCAATTGCTCTGCGTCCAACTAGTGAGACTGTGATCTATCCTTACTTGAGCAAGTGGATAAGAGGACACAGAGATCTCCCATTGAAGATTAACCAGTGGAATAATGTTGTTAGATGGGAGTCTAGCGACACTACGCCATTTGTCAGGAGCCGTGAGTTCCTTTGGCAAGAAGGACACACTGCTTTTGCTACCAAAGAAGAGGCAGAGcaagag GTGCTTGATGTTTTGAACATTTACAGCCGCGTGTATGAAGAGCTTCTAGCAGTTCCTGTTATTAAAGGTATCAAGAGTGAGAATGAAAAGTTTGCTGGTGCTTTTGAAACCAAAAGCATTGAG GCTTTTATCCCAAGCACTGGTCGTGGTATACAAGCTGCAACGTCACATTGTTTAGGACAAAACTTTGCACAGATGTTTGACATCACCTTTGAAGATAAGAAAGGAAAGAGATCCATGGTGTGGCAGAATTCTTGGGGATTAAGTACCAGATCGATTGGAGTAATGGTTATGACTCATGGAGATGACAAAGGCGTAGTATTCCCTCCAAAAGTGGCACCTGTTAAAGTTGTTGTGATCCAGGTTCCCATCAAAGGTGCTGTTGATGACCAAGTACTCTGTGATGCTTGTGAAGCTGTTGTATCCACCTTGCACGAGGCTGGAATCCGTGCTAAATCAGATACCCGCGACAACTATTCTTGCGGCTGGAAGTATGCAGATCAAGAACTTAAGGGTGCTCCTTTGAGAATTGAAATTGGACCTAGAGATTTGGCCAATGATCAG GTGAGAATAGTGAGGCGTGACACTGGAGCTAAGATGGATGTCAAGAGAGGGGACTTGATTGAACAAGTCAAGGACTTGCTGGAGAAAATCCAGAGAAACCTCTACGATGTGGCGAAGAGGAAGTTGGAAGAATGTACTCAAAAGGTTGAAACTTGGGAGGAATTTGAGGAAGctttgagacaaaagaaactgATTTTGGCTCCATGGTGTGACGAAGTTGAAGTGGAGAAGGATGTGAGGAAGCGTAGCGGAAGTGATGaaacaggaggaggaggagctaaGACTTTGTGTACTCCCCTTGAGCAGCCTGAACTAAGAGAAG ACACTCTATGCTTTGCATCAGGAAAGCCTGCAAAGAAGTGGAGCTACTGGGGAAGAAGTTACTaa